GGGCTGGCTAGTGGTGCGGACCCCACATTTTTCTCAAGTAAGAAAAATGTAGCATTCATTATTTCCATGGAGGACTAACAATTGTGCTCTGAGGAACCCtttcacacagggccaagctacaagtgacaaatgacacttgaatggatagtgtatttctccctgttcacttgccctccactcaatccacttgccgttcaagtgtcattcgtcatgtgtagcttggcccccagagtcAGTTTCACAGCAGCTGCCTTCCTATTGATCATTTCACAGAGCCTGAATTTTGTCAGTTAACTTCAGAAAGAGGTTAACAGCCCAAACCTCTTTGAAATCTACTttctgagggtgtgtgtgtgatacaTTGGgtggctatttttaaaaagagagagaaaagtatTCTAATCAAATATATTCttaacaaaatatattaaaattttaTACTTGATATAATAAAAATGCTACTTACGTATCTTTGTGGGTCACCATAAAGAAGTATCATTTGCCAGGTGCTATGAATTTTAAAACAGTAGAACTTGAATCacctatatatttttttaaaaaagaaattgtacTTGTCTGAATCAAAGACTCCCAAAGTGGCAATATGTGCCTTTCTCACACATACCATTCAATACTACAGGCATGTGTCCAACTACACATTTCCTCTGAAAGAATGCgaaagtgtgtgtgggagggtaaAAATGTTCATTGATTCTGGCCTTCTActgcagactccccccccctccactttgcCTTCTATGCTATTCCTGCAGCAGAAGAGGGAAGTGGGGAAAGCCTGCTTTGTGCTGCCTGCTGATGGCTGTGTTCCCCTTGCTGTCATTAATTTGTAATGTATgatgatgggttggatccaaagcacTGCCAACAGGctgaagctgctgcagcaggcctttccccacctCCCTCGACTGTTGCAGCCCACCAAGACCCTCAACATTCTGCTCTTGGGCATTGAGACCCTCAACAAGAGGGTGGTGGTAGGGCTGCTGGCTccaagttgggagattcctggagatttgggggtggagcctgaggagacgGGGCTTCAGGAGGAGGGGAATTCAGCCTGGTATAGAGTCCAAAACATCAATTTCTTCTAGGGGTActactgatctctatagtctggtgGTCATATTGTTAAACACTGTATGTTGCCTTGAGACCCTAGAGTGAGTGGAGACTAAAAAaactaataataaaataaaataataaaatcagttgtaattctagaaatgttccaagccccatctggaggttggcaaccacaggtGGGGGACTGTAGTGGGAGGGATAATAAGCAGACACCCTCCCCTACTTGGCCAATGAAAATGCCATTTGTCTAGAAGACgagcaatttttaaaatccagGCCCTCTTTGGTAAGTATCCAGCACTCCATCTTGAATGTTATATTCTTGACCTGGCTGTGTAAGATTTATGGGCAAAGAAATTACAGCTCCTATTAAAACACATTGCCCTGACTTTCTTTCACACTGTTCTAGGACGGCATTCTAAGGAATTCATTCCATGTTATCGTATATTTCATCTCAGTTTTCATTGTGTGCTAGGTCACGTatgtttcatttatgtattttatttccgTTTCATTGAGTGCCAAGTTTATCAGTTTAGGAACCCCAAAGGGCTGGCTGCTGGTGTGGACCCACATTTTCTCAAGCAAGAACAGTGTGCCATTAATTATTTCCACAGAGGGCTAACAAATGTGCTCTGAGGAACCCTTTCACACAGAGTCCGTTTCACACCAGTTGCCTTTGTATCAATCATTTCACAGAGCCTGAATTTTGCCAGTTAATCCCGCTTTTCTGGTTTCTACATGAGGCAGATGATCTCTGATGGTACCCAACAATCTGCTAAGCCTTCCCTACATTAGTTCCCTCCCCAACATAGTAACAGATTCTTTTGAACTTTTATTCCTTTCCCGGTATCATAGCAACTTACCATTACAGCGTCCAACTCTCTACAGTACATCAAACGTTTCACCTGAGAGACACGGCAAAAGTTCAAGTTCAGATTTTGTGGAGTGAAGCTTACAAAACAGCATCTTGAAATAGAATAAGTTAGTATTTGGCATGCTACAAAGACTAAATCTTTTGTTAGGATGTCCCTGGTCCCTACAAAAACAGCACAAAGATATCCACTGGGGCTAAAATTCCAAAACTTGTAGCGATAACTTACTCTACTTCTTCAAAATAGATACACAACCTATCTTTCTATACATTTTCCACCCATCCTGCAAACAGATAAGGACAATGTACATGGTCTCCCTCTAATTTTTTCCTCATAGCAACCCTGCGAGGGACATTAGCTGTAGGAGAGGAGCTGACCGAAGGTCACATAGAAGAGTAGGGATTTGATCCCAGGTCTCCAAGCTCCCAGCACGGCTCTtgaacctctacaccacactaaCTTGAAAGgtcatgttctaaataaataatttagcaAAGCATTGCCTGTGGAGCTTGATTTGCATTGCTCCAGAATGTCTCGTTTTTCCAGGATAGTCAGCTGACTAGGCCAGGACTTACAAGGCCATCTGCTATCCCAGAGTAGCTGAACAAAGGGCAGTCCCCTAAGAAACTCCTGTTATTGTCAACCCAGGAAATAGTTCTCAAAAAGCTACTATCAGAGCAGCTCGATCTAAAAGTAGCCTTAATTCTTTTACCGAGAAAGCTATACGTAGAGATGCTCACACAGCggtcacgcatctgatgaagagaactgtgattctcgaaagcttatgctacagtaaagttggttagtcttaaaggttttactggactcttttcgatttcgctactacagactaacacggctaactcctctggaacagtGGTCTGTTGGGCTCCTGTCCTGTCTGTCAAgctgtttgtggttgttcagcaTGTTGTTTCCTTTTCCTAACCATCCCTTGCAACCCAAGTATCTTTTCATGCGTGCACATTCTCACGTAGTGCAGTTGAACtctaatgcccaccccccatccttGCTGCTGTGCACagcaataaacaattaaatcagcCTTAAATAATTtttgtgttttaataaaatcctaccctttatTGTTTGTCTAAACAGTCCCTAGTGAAACTAATGGCTGCTGATTGGTTTGAATCAATTGCATCTTTGTGCAGGTTCAGTTTTGCAAAAACTCGATGCAAACATGTTGAGCAGGTGCTCACAGCAGTTCAGCATGAACTAAACAAGCTGAGTGATCAACTCATGTCTGATCTGACACCTTTGAATATGACAAGATCTGCTGGAATAGAAGCAACGCAGCATGCCTGGAAACAGGGTGTGTGTGCTCCGTGGCGGACCTACATTTTGGGACCCTGAAGCctgaactgttatgggggccccttctcaacagcaacaatagggcaacagcAGGGGATTTGGGGGCTGCAAGCCTCTGAGAAAATTTTGAGATTTGACCAATTACAAGGACGTTTTGAAGCCATATGAAATGATtattagagcatattctaaggtaAATATGAAGTACTTGAActcattggcttatgattctgtcactaaaataaccttattttattattttattttaataacacTTAAACCTCTATCAATGTTGTCgaaaattcactcattaaaaaaaaagttgcttcagggacTCTCCACGATTAGGGGCCCTGAaacttaagcttcattagtttcataaTCAAAAAGGAatcaggtccagaggagttagtcgggttagtctgtagttgcaaaatagcagagagtccagtagcacctttaagactaaccaacttatttgtagcataagctttcaagaatcacagttctcttcatcagatgcatggagggccaaaagaaactggtcagatatagaggaggggaggggaggggagggcggagtagatgtaaacagctccttctgatacggagatcagtttgcttctgtaaaggttcagaggagttagccgtgttagtctgtagtagcagaatcaaaaagagtccagtagcacctccaagaccaaccaattccactgcagcacaagccttcaagaatcacagctgtccccgccagatgcttctgacgaagagaactgtgatcctcgaaagcccacaccaggtgccactggactccccttgATCCCGCTTCTGTTAATAttattagttaaaatatttaatattaaatattaaaatagttaatattattagttaaaatattagtttcatagtagatccaCCCCATGTGTGCTATTTTCCCCTTTTCATTAGAAGCAGATTTTGTATTTGTGTGATACCTctcttcaggggtcattttgtagaaaaagagctggaggaactcattagcatacctcattagcataactgatttgcatatgccacgcccttgacatcaccagaagtgtgtcattagcataactgaattgcatgtgccacaccccctgagaTCACCTATCCtcgctgttttggacccaatcctggccattcagggcagaattgggcccaaaatggcaaaaaggagctgaaaatggccaaaaaggggcccaaaatggtcaggatcaggctgctgctgagtgggagagtaatccacccaaacgggcccaaaatggctgagagtcaggtgggtggggccacctgacatgtgatctctttggggaactgctggaactgtgttcctgcacgttccccctcgaaatgagccctgcctctctTTGTTTGAGTTAGAAAAATTCTGGCTCTTCCGCTTTACatgactttttctctctctctccttgtcttGCAAGAAGGAAGTCGGTTCTGCAGCGCTCCCCTGTGCACGCTTGCAAGAGGCACAGCCTTACTCCCACTCATATGCAAGACAGATTAGCTGTCAACTTGTAATAGAGAAGAgagttatttagattaggtttatagtcatttcttctgctgctacaaaaatgcaagtgaatatgaatcagcttcaataaaagtaagttttatctgttgcaacgTATCGGCTTGGAGAGTGTATATCCCTAGTAAGATTGACTGTCAAATGCTTTCTTgatgaaattcacagcatccctggATATGATTCTATTAATAACAGCAGAACTTGTAAGAAAATTCTAGATTTCCTAACTAGGAAAAGATATTGCTTGGCTGAAGAACACAATAGTTACcaaaaagaagagaagggaagtgGGGAGCTATCTTAAAACATAACTTTTTTCATAAAATTTTAAGCAAATTTAAGGCATATGCATGTGCGGGGAAATCACAATCCTCTTTTTCAATATATTTCAACATATCAACGAATACTGATACAGTTTCCtatacaaggctttttttcagtgggaacgcgggggaacagagttccagaacctcttgaaagtggtcacatggctggtggattgcaatctaaactcccctctgtctggagatcagggggtggggccaccagccatgtgaccattttctccaagggcaacccactgagttccaccatctcttttcccagagaaaaaagccctgttcctacaTATTTTGGTCACAGAGGATGGAACTAATCTGAATTAGCTGAAAATGAGCTGGTTCATTTGTTTGGTGAAATAATCAAAACATGAACGTTCCCCTTCACAGACTGAACAGACCCTTTAGTGGTCGCTTTAGGTGGAGTGAAGTGGGGAAACAGCGCGGCATCCTGTCGAGCAGCAGGCACTGGCTGTGATTACATTTTGACACTCCATTCCAAAACCTCCATCTAGCAAAGTGTTCTGTGCCATCACTCCCTTCAAAGGCGACCTCCTCCTGCCACAGTCATATACGCCAGGGGGGATTTTTCTTTTGGTTAGTCTGATGCATCGTTCTTTGATTAGCCATAGATCACCTTTTTTTTCTGATCAGGAAGGATTACTAACGAAATGTCAGAAATAGCCTTAACAATGGGAGCTAATCTGAGCATGATATGAACTCCTCATTATGTTATGTAAAATAAATGGACAATTATGGATTCCATTTACAGAAGTCCTAAGATATCCTTCTTAGTGCTCTACAGCAATATTGCTCTACAGCAATAATGGGTGCATCTGAAATTCTCCTAATCCAGTTTTCTTCCCAGATTTTGAAGCTCCAATTAACCTGGAGGTGGGTCCACTGAAGTAGTCCCATGGGTGCAAAAACTTCTGCCTGGGGTGTGTGactttctcatcttcctcctcccgtAGCAGCCACAAATGCCCCCCAATCCTGTTCTTGGGAGACCCCCTTTCTCACAAGAACAGAATTCTGTGGGGCActttggctgccacaggagggagggagctaAGAATGTTGTGTTCCATGGACAGAAGTCTGTGCATTCTGGGAAACTCTGCACTAGATCCAAAGCAGGTCTGATGCATTTGGGATACTGATGCATTTGGGATGCCTCATTGATCCATAGTTCTACTTCTGAATTTTGGCCACAGTGCTGGACACATGCAGTTTCCCACATTTTTCAATTCCTTCCATTTGTAGCCCTCCCCCCTTATTGATGCACCCGTGTGCATTGAGAAAACAGGTCAAAAGGACAGTCTTGATGTGATTGTACATTCAATTGTATGAAGATTCTTTTTATTCGGTGTTTGACCATTGTTTAGGAGTACATATGTGCATCAGTAAAACAATGCTCAACATGAATTGTGAACAAAAAATGTACTAGGAGGGGGGAATTCTGTGTTTTATTAAGACATCATGTATGTATTAGTAGTGTAGAGAGGTAAAGATGTAAATATTCAGAAGAAACTAAGAGGTTGTACTGGCCCGTGAGTTTCTAGTACCAGGGCCAAAAGACAGGCCAGACTCTGACATTCAGTCCAAGGCTGGGGCTCCAGAGGTTAGGCAAGACATGGTCATTCAGTCCAAGGTCAGGCTTTCAGGAAACAGGCAAGGCAAGATAGAGAGTGGCTTCATAGCAATCGAACAAGTTGCGTCCATGCCCAGCAGCCTCTCTTGGCTGGTTTTATAGCCCCAAGCCTAAGGGCCATGTGTGCAGCCCATTGCTCAAGAAGGATCCTGCAACTACTCCTCGTGATCAGGGAGCAGTTGGTGCTGGCCCAGGAGGTGTACACTTTGCCACTTCATCTGCAGTTCACAGTTCCCATCTGTGGTGTtctaagggtggaggtgaagCTGGAAGGCTGGGGCCAGGTAACTGGGTTTCACCTGCTGGGTCAGGGCTGAAGGGTGTTGGCTCTGCCCCAGCTTTGGGTGTGCCTGCTGATCAGCCTGCATCCCCTGAAGGTCAGCTTCTGGTAGTTTGAGGCTGGCTGTACGAAGCTCCTCTTCCCCTAAGGACAGACTGGACTCCATTTGCCATGTTGTTGCCCAATCACACAGTTTAGAAAGATCCTCCAGGAGCTCTTCACAATCCATCTTGGTTTTCACAATCCTGAATAATtcacaaacaaactggttcacaccCATCCAAGATACTGTTTAAGGTATCTTAGCATTTTCTGACTCTATTGGCTCAGGAACAGATGTTCAGCTGGGACACTTTTGcaggttttttgctgataaaatagcacaaatatgctctgacTTGGACATTGCCTGTAATTTAggtgaggcagaagaaatgcttagtACACTTTCTGGACTATTTGGACCCAGTCACAGTGATGGATACAGACAGGATTTTGGCATCTGTGAAGATTACTAATTGTGCACCAAgtccttgcccatcctggttACTTCCAAAATTAAGTAAAGATCACCTAAATGAAACCTTGATGTCTATTGTAAATCactcactaactcaaggcaccttccctctgCCACTCAAAGAGGtccactgctttaaaaaaatctctaaacagaaatgatgtggccagttattgcAGAGTCTCTAATCTACCCATGTTAGGCAGAGTGATTGacagagcagtagcagaccagctCCAAGTCTTCTTGAATAAATCTGGTGCTCTGGAtcattttcagtctggtttcaggctatgggatggagaaggctctggtggctttagttgattacCTCCGTCCCAATGTAGACAATGGCCATgcttccttattgctcctcctggaatTATctacagcctttgatacagtagatcacaCCATCCTGttaaggcatttggaggcagaagtaggtatcagggggtGTGCTTTAGATggatttaaattgttcctcatgcaATAGACTCAAAAGGGTTGCTGTGGGAGACCCGCCTGGGAATTACCTTGCAGGGTTCTTCAAGGTGCAATATTatcccccattttattcaacctctTTGCAAAGCCTTTAGGTGAACTCCTTCATAGCTTTGGAATTAAATGACATCAATATGCGAATGACATCCACCTTTTTATCTCACTATCCAactcccctggtgatgcagtagaagtcttAAGCCACTGCCTGAAAATggtagtcaaatggctgaaagtgttGTCTCAGCAAGATTTTGAACCTCGCTGTCCCTAGTCAAAGAATAACTTGTTATACATGACCATAATAATACATACACACATGAGGATCATTTGGGTTTGTTTCTTTATCTGAATTCAATGTGGATTCACATTTGTTTCATTGGCAGCATCAAGAGATTACTTGTAAGTGTGAAGGAGTAGACAGAATTCTCCCATCACCTCCAATATAATGCTTTTCCTTGGTGCCAGTTTGTTCATTTAGCTACAAGGAATCAAACTTGGATCACCGAATGGCTAAGAAATGGAGGCACTTATGAATTAAGTGAAGCAAGATGTCTGGCCATTTCTGTGCAAACCAGCATGGGTGAAAACATCTCTTGCTGTTGGTTGCTGGTTTTCACACTGGAGAGACTGCTGTTGTGCTTGGAATTATTGTGGACTTCCAGAGAAGTTAGTTTTAATGTcaagcagggggagggagggcttTAACAGGAAAAACTATTCTGTGGCAACTAGGAGGAGGAGCTTCTGGAACACTGACTTGACCTGTGTGTTCTAGGATGAATGCGTGCTCATAATAGGTTGCCAAGGCACCAGGCGAAAGAAAGATGCACCAGGAGCCTGTGCGGAGTGGTGTGGCAGCAGCTGGGCAGCGCTGACTATGGCCAGTGGGTACCAGCTTTGGGCACCCTGGTCCCCACTGGATGAGTCTCTACAATGGCTGCGGGGCGCTGTGCCCAGACCAAGTGGCACCAAACACCCTTTCCGTGGTGGGCAGAGCCCAGCCACCGCCGCTGATCTTGAGGTGCAGCTTTGTTTCCAGGGACTCAGCCTGGTGCTGGAGCCCAATACCAAGACAGGAGCTGGGCAGCCACAACCCTCTGGGGCAGCAGGAGAGATAAGAGGAAGTGGCGGGGCAGTGCGCAAGCCTCAGGCTGTGCGGCTGACAGGGCTTGACTCTGTGTTTGGGCACTTTGTGACGGCACAGCCCCCCCACTGGACCAGATCACTGAGGGTTTCAGAGCGCTCAGCCTTCTGTCAGGTCATAAGCCCCCAGCAGCGCTGGCCACATGGACTACGAGAACCTCAAGTGCGTATGGCGATGGCCATGTGTCGCCAAATGCTGCGTGCCATTCTCCTGCTTTATGCTGCCTACAAGAAGTGCGCTTTTGCTCTGCAGCATTCCCGTTAAGAGCTTGCCTAGCTAAAGAAGAGCAGGGAAACTGGGATCCTTAGCCTGCTCAGAAGATAACCTCGTACCCACACATGATCAGCCCTCACCAATCCATCGACATATGCCCTGGCAGCCTATTTATTCCCCCCCTTCCTGGAAAACCATCTTCTCTTCTCCACATTTAAACTAAATTTCTGCAaccaagaggaaaaaaaatattaactTATCAGCAACAGTTTGCAAGGCAAAAAAAATCCAGAGCGGCACAAAAAACTCAGATTGTTTGCAGATACAAAACCTAACATATTGTCAAAATTACCTTATAATGAAGAGGGCTCCTTACAGCATCTGACTGATGAATGGAAGAAAAAGGAATAATattcaattttaaaaagaaagaatttaTAAATCAatgaaacaagaacaacaacagagATCAAACAAGTTTACGCACATCCTCAATAAGAGACAATATTCAAACAGATGTTTAAAAGACATTCAGACACCACTAGGTGGAAAGGTGATTCATTCTTCCCAAAGCTGCCGACCTATACTTTTTCATCATGACCTGTAAGAGAAGTTGCAGTACTGTTTGGGGCCTATGCAAAGAACAGCAATATTTTAAACATGTATCTGTAAAGGAAATGTATCTGTAAAGGAAACAGAGTACACATTTTGAGTACAGGAAATAAAACCATtcttgaatgaatgaacaaagtcAAAAAAATGGAAATTATTCCTTAAAGCAGCAATAAATGATATACTGAAAACAGAAAGAAGATCTTCAGCCTGCCAACTGGAAGCAATTTGAAGAGCATTCTAAAGGAAGTATTATTTGCAACCAATGAATGAAATACACTCCTCCTTGGGCACATACCTATATCTGACACCAAGATGAAGTAATTGTACAAAGTCACTTTTATGTGCtaacattttaaaagtaaaataactGATTATTTGTTTATACCAAGGCATGCAACTTCCAGTAGTGGGAAATTTTCTAAACAAAGCACAGAATCTGCTCTGCAAAGAAGGCTTTATTTTTGTGTCTTTTTTTGATTATttgaaggggtttttttgcttttgatTAAATATGAAGGAGCTGGAAAACACTTTGCTTAAAGTCACACAGTCCCTAGACTGAATTCATTTGAAAATACAAGAAGCCAATGTCTCCCAaaggtttattttaatttttcagcCACCCAGCACCTTGAATCTGACCAAGCTTTGAAGGAAATGGATGACATTTTGCCTGGGGGCCGGGAGGAACTGATGGAGATTAACAA
Above is a window of Eublepharis macularius isolate TG4126 chromosome 11, MPM_Emac_v1.0, whole genome shotgun sequence DNA encoding:
- the FANCD2OS gene encoding FANCD2 opposite strand protein — translated: MASGYQLWAPWSPLDESLQWLRGAVPRPSGTKHPFRGGQSPATAADLEVQLCFQGLSLVLEPNTKTGAGQPQPSGAAGEIRGSGGAVRKPQAVRLTGLDSVFGHFVTAQPPHWTRSLRVSERSAFCQVISPQQRWPHGLREPQVRMAMAMCRQMLRAILLLYAAYKKCAFALQHSR